The genome window AAGATTACATTATATATGATGTGAAAAATATTTTGAAATATGCAGATAGTAGATTGTAATATTATGAAATCAAAAATAATAAACCTTCCAAAGATTATAGATAAAAGAGGTAATTTATCCTTTTTTCAAGGTAATAATCAGCTTCCTTTTGAAATTGCTAGAACCTATTGGATTTATGATGTACCAGGAGGCGAAGTTCGAGGAAGTCATGCATTTAAAAATCAAAATGAATTTATTATTGCATTATCGGGTAGTTTTGATGTGGTTATTAATGATGGTGCTGTAGAACAAAGGTTTTCACTAAATAGATCATATTATGGACTTTACATACCTAAAATGTTGTGGAGAAAATTAGAGAATTTTTCGACAAATTCTTTAGCATTAATTGTATCAGACAAAAAATACGATGAGAACGACTATATCAGAGATTTTGATGAATTTAAAAAATTAATAAATGCAAAATAAATTATCAGTGTTTGATTGTTCAGTTATTGATTTAGGTAAAATTAGTTTCGATGAAGGTAATCTTACTGTTATTGAGAATAATTCGACATTTCCTTTTGATGTCAAAAGAGTTTTTTATTTGTATGATATTGCAGGAGGAGAAAGTAGGGGAGCTCATGCCCATATAGAATGTCATCAATTTTTAATAGCTGCAAGTGGAAGTTTTGAAGTAAGCCTTGATGATGGTAATTACAAACGTCAAGTTTTGTTAAACAGACCAAATATAGGATTACATATTCCTCCAGGAATTTGGGCCTCAGAAATTAATTTTTCATCAGGAGCGATCTGTTTGGTTATGGCTTCTCATCAATATAATGAAGAAGATTATCTTAGAAATTATGAAGACTTTTTAAATTATATTCAAAATGATTAAGATACATCCTTTATCTGATGTGCAAAGTCAACATATTGGTGACGGCACTTCTGTTTGGCAATTTTCAGTAATTCTATCTGAAGCAAGAATTGGACAAAATTGTAATATTAATTGTCAAGTATTTATAGAAAACGATGTTATAATCGGTAATAATGTTACCATAAAACCAGGAGTTCAAATTTGGGATGGTGTTACTCTGGAAGATAATGTATTTATAGGACCAAATGTAACTTTTACAAATGATTTAAAACCAAGATCAAAACAGTACCCAGAAAGTTTTGAAAAGACATTAATAAAAAAAGGAGCTTCTATAGGAGCAAACTCCACAGTAATCGCTGGAAATGTAATAGGTGAAAATGCTATGATTGGAGCAGGAAGTGTAATTACTAAAGAAGTTCCAGCTAATACAGTTTGGTTTGGAAATCCAGCTAAACAAAAAGGTGTAATTGACGAAAATGGACAAATAATTTATTTATAAAACACTCACATGATTAAATTCTTAGACTTACAAAAAATAAATTTATCTCATCAAGAAGAAATAGAAGAAAGAATGTTAAAAACATTCCGTTCTGGTTGGTATTTACAAGGAGAAGAGCTAAAAACTTTTGAAAATAACTTGTCAAATTATATTGGAGCAAAACATGGTATTGGTGTTGCAAATGGATTAGATGCGTTAAGATTGATTCTTAGAGGCTACATAGAACTAGGTATTATGAAAAAAGGGGATGAAGTTTTAGTACCTTCTAATACATATATAGCTTCTATTCTTGCAATTTCTGATAATGGACTTGTTCCGATTTTGGTTGAACCTTCTGACGATAATTTTAATATTGATATAGATAAAATCGAGGATAAGATTACAGATAAAACGAAAGGAATCTTAATTGTTCATTTGTATGGAAGAGCTGTTTTCTCTAAAAAATTAAGAGATATTGCGACAAAACATAATCTTAAAATTATTGAAGATAACGCCCAAGCCATAGGAGCTAAATGGGAAGGAATAAGAACTGGAAATTTAGGTGATGCATCTGGATTTAGCTTTTATCCAGGGAAAAACCTTGGTGCTTTAGGAGATGCAGGTGCAGTTACAACCAATGATGACGATTTAGCTGCAGCTATTAGAGCTATAGCTAATTACGGGTCCAATAAAAAATATGTAAACACCTATAAAGGTCTTAATAGTCGTTTAGACGAAATTCAGGCTGCCGTTTTGGATGTAAAACTAAAGTATATTGATAAGGACAATGATATAAGAAGAGAAATAGCCAAAAGATATTTAGCAGAAATTAAGAATCCTAAAATTATTCTTCCAGAAAACCCTCAAGACGAAGCAGAACATGTTTGGCATGTATTTGTTGTAAGAACAGAGCATAGAAATGGATTGCAAGCTTATTTGGATGACAACGGAATTCAAACGATTATTCATTACCCAACTCCGCCACATAAGCAAGAAGCTTATAAAGAATGGAATGATTTATCATATCCAATTTCGGAAAAAATGCATAACGAAGTATTGAGTTTGCCTATTAGTCCTGTGATGGATGAAAATGAAGTTATTGAAATAATAAAAATCTTGAATTCTTATTAATGATTTCAATAAAAAAAATATTACATTCTAATGAACTATTAAAAGTATTCTCTTTTACAGGGCTTTCTACCTTAATAAAATTATTAACAAGTTATATCACTGTAAAAGTAGTTGCTTCTATTGTTGGTCCAAGTGGGATAGCAATCATAGGACAGCTACAAAATTTTGTATCTATTATTACAACATTAGGTGCTGGAGGAATAAACAATGGTGTCGTTAAGTATGTATCTGAATATAAAGATGACACATCATTTATTAAAAAAATTATAGGAAATGGTTTTAGGATTACTGTATTATTTTCATCAGTGGTAGGAGGACTAGTTCTATTTATGAGTTTTTTTTTGAGTAAATGGATTTTATTAGACAGTGAGTTATACTATGTGTTTATGTTTTTGGGATTAAGTTTGATCTTAATGTCTATTAACAATTTTTTTATATCTATTCTAAATGGATATAAGGAATTTAAAAAATATGTAATAGTTAATATTATCACAAGTATTGTGGGACTATTTTTCACTTTGATCTTGGTTTATTTTCTGAATTTACCAGGTGCTTTAATTGCAAATGTAACTTATCAAAGTGTTATTCTTTTTGTTACAATTTACTTTGTAAAAAAGTCGATTTGGTTTAATAAAATTTATTTATGGAATAAATTTGATAGAAATATTGTAAAAAAATTTCTATCTTATTCTTTGATGGCATTAGTTACAGCTGCAACAGCCCCAGTCTCACAACTCGTCATTAGAGGATACTTAATAAAAAATTATTCTATTACAGATGCTGGCTATTGGGAAGCAATGAATAGAATTTCTGGATTATATTTATTATTTGTTACAACATCTTTAGGAGTTTATTATTTACCAAAACTTTCTGAAATTAAAAGTGAAAAATTACTAAAGGAAGAGGTTTTAAAAACTTATAAATTGGTTCTTCCAATTGTACTTTTGAGCTTAATTATAATGTATTTTTTAAAAGACTTTGTCATTACTATCTTATTTACAAAAGAGTTTTACCCAGTAAAAAATTTATTTTCCTGGCAATTTTTAGGAGATTTTTTCAAAATTGCGAGCTGGATTCTCGCTTTTATTATGGTTGCAAAATCAAAAACGAAAGCATTTATTATTACTGAAATTGTTTTTTCAATATCCATAATATTATTGTCCTATTTTTTTATCAATTTTAATGGTGTTGTTGGAGCAACACAAGCTTATTTTGTGAATTATTTTTTATATTTTATCATTATGTTAATCTATTTTAGAAAATTATTATTAAAAACTAGTTAAATGAAAATATTAATTCCTTTAGCCGGAGGGTTTGGAAAAGCTGGTGGTTGGAGAGTTCTTTCAGAGCTAGCTAATAGATGGATTATAGAAGGTAACTCTGTCATCTTTTTGGTACATAAAAAAACCGAAACGCCTTATTTTCCTACAAAAGCGCAGATAATTTATTATGATAATTCTGGAGAAATTGTTGATTGTTCAGACCTGAATTATAAAGCTCCAGTTTTGGGAGCTTTAAAAATAAGAACAGCCTTAAGAAAGGCTTTAGATAAACAGACTGCTGACATAGTTTTAGCAACTCATAGTTTCACTGCAGAACCAGTTTGCTTATCAAGTATAGATGCAAAAAAGTTCTATTATGTTCAAGCTTATGAACCAGATTATTATTATAAAAAAAGTTTAAAGGAAATACTTTACAAATGTATAAGTAGGAAGTCTTACAAGTTGGGACTTAATATTATTGTGAATGCGCCTATGTATCTTTCTTATAGAGAGATAGAAACGGATATGTTTGTCTACCCTGGGTTAGATTTATTAAATTTTAAACCTGTTAGTAGAAAACAAAATGAAAAGATAATCTTAGGGACAATTGGTCGATTAGAAGAGTATAAAGGTACTGCTTATATTGTAGAGGCATTCAAGAAGTTAAGACAAGAATTTGGAGATAGGATAGAATTACATATGGCATTTGGAGATTCTACATTATCAAATACAGATGGAATAAGGCTTATTAGTCCAAATGGAGATCTAGAACTGGCAGCATACTACAATAGCTTGGATATGTATTTATGTGCAGGAACTATCCAATTAGAAGCAGTACATTATCCAGTTATTGAAGCAATGGCTTGTAAGACTCCAGTAATTACAACGGGCTATCAACCTGCTGATGATAGTAATTCTTGGAAAGTATCAGTAAAGAGCTCAGACGAAATTCTATTGAAAGTGAAAGAGGTTCTTGGTGTTGATACTTCGAAAAAAGTTGAAAAAGGTTTTAGAGATGTACAAATTTTTAATTGGGATAATGTTTCAAATAAAATGTTGAATTATTTTAAGGCTAAATTGTAATTGTACATAATTATTTTACATGTATTTTATTTTATACAGCATTCTGCTAATTTTTGCATTTTTTGAATTTGTCTTTAGAAAGACAAGTCTTAAGTTATTCTTTTTCTTTGTAGTGAGCAGCTTGTTTATCATTACAGTTTCTTATACTACTTCAGGACCTGATTTTAGCAATTATCAAACCCATTTTCAAAATAGTAATTTAGATTATGTTAGACAAGCATCTGAGCCAGTTCATTTATTCCTGATCGATTTTTCAAAGAAAATAGGATTTAGCTTTGAAGAATTTTATGCATTATATGGAGTTTTGATTATATTACCACTTCTCTTTTTCGTACTGAAGAGCTCACCTCTTCCTGTGTTCGTAATGAGTATATTTTTTGTAATCCCTTTTTTCCCTGATATTACACAAATAAGAAATTTTCTTGCAATATCTGTTTTTTTTACAGCAATTTATTTTTATAGAAAAAGTAGAGTCATATTTTATGCTTTGTATATTTTATCGGTTTTGTGTCACTTTTCTATGTTGTCCATTCTTCCTTTTTTTATCATTAGAAAATTTTCTTTTTTTAAAAATTTAAAAGCTTCGAATATTATTGTTTTAATAGGTATGGCTTTACTTGTTTTAGTACCACGAAGTATTAGTGATCCTTTAATCACAGCGATTAATCCAAAATATAATAGTTATTTAGAAGGTACAAGTACATATTTAGGAACGATTGTATTATTTATTCCTTTTTTTGTATTAAATAATGTGGTGCTTTATCATTATAAAAATATATTTCCAAAAATTAAACAAAATATTGATAGACAGTACAAAATAAATATTCCTTTTTTTATAGAACTTATAACATATGCTAACTATTTGATACTTTTACAATATTTTATTAGAGATTTTTCTCGTATAACAATGAATCTCTCCGTTTTGTCTTATATATATATATCAATCATGGTTTTTTATGGTTGGAACACAAAGAAAGGAGAAGCAACAAGCCATATACAAATGTTAATACTATCAATATGGAGTCTTGCGACTTTTTATATTTGCTTTTTAGCTTTGAATGACGGTGAATATTTTAAAATAATCGAAGGAATTTTTATTAACAATAGCATTTATGGTAGCAATTAATAAAGTTTTATTTTTAACAAAATACTCCTCTAAAGGAGCAAGTTCGCGATACCGATTTTATAATTACGAAAAATATCTTCGTCATAATAATATTGAACCTACTTATAAGCCATTACTAGATGATTTGTACATTAAAAATTTGTATGCAAAGAATGCAATTATGACAAAAGCTTTAGCAATTTATTATATTGTTAAGCGTTTTTTATTTTTGTTTTTTTTAGCAAAAAAATATGAACATATAGTAATAGAAGCAGAATTATTTCCACATTTTGGTTTTGCTTTAGATAATTTTTTCCTAAAAAAGATGAAGTCCTTCAGTTTAGACTTTGATGATAATATTGCTGCAAACTATGTAGGGACAAAAAATGAAGATAAAATTCAAAAATTAATGTTGCTTGCTAATTTTGTTACCGTTGGTAATCGTTGGTATATAAGAGAATTTAAAGGGAATTTAATCTATCTACCAACCGTGATAGATTTAGATTATTATCCTCTTTTTAAAACTTATCCCGAAAAAAAATCCATTGTATGGATAGGATCTCCTTCCACACAGAAGTATTTGTTGTTATTGGAGGATGTATTCGTAGAGGTTAATAAAGTAATACCATTTACGTTAAAAATTATTGGTGGTGATGTGCAATTTTCTAATAAACAAATAAAAGTAGAATATACACCTTGGAGTGCTGAAACAGAAAATAAGGAATTATCTGAAGCTACTTTAGGTATTATGCCTTTACATGATTCTTATTGGGAAAAGGGTAAATGTGGTTTTAAGTTGATACAGTATATGGCAAGCGGTATTGCTGTAATTTCATCAGATTTACCTGCGAACAAAGAAATCGTGGAAGAAGGGATCAATGGTTTTGTAGTAAATTCAGAAAAGGAATGGATGGATAAATTAGTGTTTTTACTTGAAAGCAACCAGACAAAAGAAATGGGATTATCTGGTAGAAAAAGGATAGAGTCTAATTATAGCTATCAGGTTTGGGGTAATAGATATGCCGAAATAATTAAGTGTAATGGATAAAATAGTAGCCATAATTGTAACCTATAATCCTAATGTAGAAGATTTAAAGCAAAATGTTTCTACATTCAATCATGAAGTAGATTATGTTATTATTGTAGATAATGCGTCTTCTAATAACACTGAACTTCTAAATATATTCAGAGAAGATAAATATGTGATAATATTAAATAATGAAAATT of Empedobacter falsenii contains these proteins:
- a CDS encoding sugar 3,4-ketoisomerase; this translates as MKSKIINLPKIIDKRGNLSFFQGNNQLPFEIARTYWIYDVPGGEVRGSHAFKNQNEFIIALSGSFDVVINDGAVEQRFSLNRSYYGLYIPKMLWRKLENFSTNSLALIVSDKKYDENDYIRDFDEFKKLINAK
- a CDS encoding sugar 3,4-ketoisomerase, yielding MQNKLSVFDCSVIDLGKISFDEGNLTVIENNSTFPFDVKRVFYLYDIAGGESRGAHAHIECHQFLIAASGSFEVSLDDGNYKRQVLLNRPNIGLHIPPGIWASEINFSSGAICLVMASHQYNEEDYLRNYEDFLNYIQND
- a CDS encoding acyltransferase, which gives rise to MIKIHPLSDVQSQHIGDGTSVWQFSVILSEARIGQNCNINCQVFIENDVIIGNNVTIKPGVQIWDGVTLEDNVFIGPNVTFTNDLKPRSKQYPESFEKTLIKKGASIGANSTVIAGNVIGENAMIGAGSVITKEVPANTVWFGNPAKQKGVIDENGQIIYL
- a CDS encoding DegT/DnrJ/EryC1/StrS family aminotransferase; translation: MIKFLDLQKINLSHQEEIEERMLKTFRSGWYLQGEELKTFENNLSNYIGAKHGIGVANGLDALRLILRGYIELGIMKKGDEVLVPSNTYIASILAISDNGLVPILVEPSDDNFNIDIDKIEDKITDKTKGILIVHLYGRAVFSKKLRDIATKHNLKIIEDNAQAIGAKWEGIRTGNLGDASGFSFYPGKNLGALGDAGAVTTNDDDLAAAIRAIANYGSNKKYVNTYKGLNSRLDEIQAAVLDVKLKYIDKDNDIRREIAKRYLAEIKNPKIILPENPQDEAEHVWHVFVVRTEHRNGLQAYLDDNGIQTIIHYPTPPHKQEAYKEWNDLSYPISEKMHNEVLSLPISPVMDENEVIEIIKILNSY
- a CDS encoding O-antigen translocase — encoded protein: MISIKKILHSNELLKVFSFTGLSTLIKLLTSYITVKVVASIVGPSGIAIIGQLQNFVSIITTLGAGGINNGVVKYVSEYKDDTSFIKKIIGNGFRITVLFSSVVGGLVLFMSFFLSKWILLDSELYYVFMFLGLSLILMSINNFFISILNGYKEFKKYVIVNIITSIVGLFFTLILVYFLNLPGALIANVTYQSVILFVTIYFVKKSIWFNKIYLWNKFDRNIVKKFLSYSLMALVTAATAPVSQLVIRGYLIKNYSITDAGYWEAMNRISGLYLLFVTTSLGVYYLPKLSEIKSEKLLKEEVLKTYKLVLPIVLLSLIIMYFLKDFVITILFTKEFYPVKNLFSWQFLGDFFKIASWILAFIMVAKSKTKAFIITEIVFSISIILLSYFFINFNGVVGATQAYFVNYFLYFIIMLIYFRKLLLKTS
- a CDS encoding glycosyltransferase family 4 protein, translated to MKILIPLAGGFGKAGGWRVLSELANRWIIEGNSVIFLVHKKTETPYFPTKAQIIYYDNSGEIVDCSDLNYKAPVLGALKIRTALRKALDKQTADIVLATHSFTAEPVCLSSIDAKKFYYVQAYEPDYYYKKSLKEILYKCISRKSYKLGLNIIVNAPMYLSYREIETDMFVYPGLDLLNFKPVSRKQNEKIILGTIGRLEEYKGTAYIVEAFKKLRQEFGDRIELHMAFGDSTLSNTDGIRLISPNGDLELAAYYNSLDMYLCAGTIQLEAVHYPVIEAMACKTPVITTGYQPADDSNSWKVSVKSSDEILLKVKEVLGVDTSKKVEKGFRDVQIFNWDNVSNKMLNYFKAKL
- a CDS encoding EpsG family protein; its protein translation is MYFILYSILLIFAFFEFVFRKTSLKLFFFFVVSSLFIITVSYTTSGPDFSNYQTHFQNSNLDYVRQASEPVHLFLIDFSKKIGFSFEEFYALYGVLIILPLLFFVLKSSPLPVFVMSIFFVIPFFPDITQIRNFLAISVFFTAIYFYRKSRVIFYALYILSVLCHFSMLSILPFFIIRKFSFFKNLKASNIIVLIGMALLVLVPRSISDPLITAINPKYNSYLEGTSTYLGTIVLFIPFFVLNNVVLYHYKNIFPKIKQNIDRQYKINIPFFIELITYANYLILLQYFIRDFSRITMNLSVLSYIYISIMVFYGWNTKKGEATSHIQMLILSIWSLATFYICFLALNDGEYFKIIEGIFINNSIYGSN
- a CDS encoding glycosyltransferase family 4 protein, whose product is MVAINKVLFLTKYSSKGASSRYRFYNYEKYLRHNNIEPTYKPLLDDLYIKNLYAKNAIMTKALAIYYIVKRFLFLFFLAKKYEHIVIEAELFPHFGFALDNFFLKKMKSFSLDFDDNIAANYVGTKNEDKIQKLMLLANFVTVGNRWYIREFKGNLIYLPTVIDLDYYPLFKTYPEKKSIVWIGSPSTQKYLLLLEDVFVEVNKVIPFTLKIIGGDVQFSNKQIKVEYTPWSAETENKELSEATLGIMPLHDSYWEKGKCGFKLIQYMASGIAVISSDLPANKEIVEEGINGFVVNSEKEWMDKLVFLLESNQTKEMGLSGRKRIESNYSYQVWGNRYAEIIKCNG